DNA sequence from the Paenibacillus azoreducens genome:
TCATTATTGATGATAAAGGGGGATCAGCGAATCCGCCATGGACAATTCCCTGATTTCGCATGGATTTTTCCCGGTTAACAGCGCCGCAGCCGACTCTGCCATTTGCTCCATGGCTGCTGGAGAGTGTTCCCGCCATGGATAGGAGGAAATTTGGTACACTCTGCCTGCTTTTACAGCCGGAAGGGATAACCATTCCACTGAAGAAGAAAGTTTTCTCCAATAGGCCAGCGTTTCCGAATCCTGTCTCACCAACATCAGCATATGATCCGTTTTCAGACTTTTGAGTCTGTCAACGGATAACGGTGATTCTTCTTCTCCTTCCGGGAGCGCCGGCATTTGGCAGCCCAGGATTTCATACAACACCTCTTGTACGGCCATGCCGTTATGTAAGGCCAATTGATTGTGAAAAACACGTACCACCGCTAATGTCGGACTATTCACATCCTGGGCGATCAGACGGTGTAGCCGTTTCATTTTCCGCTCAAAACACCCCAACCATTGTTCAGCTTCCGCCGTTCTGTCCAGCATTTCCGCGAGCCGCTCCAGCTCTCCCCTCCAATCTTCCGTTTTCAGGGACAGCTCATATAGAGGGGCGATTTGCTTCAGCCTCTTTTTTTCCCAGACCTCCAATTCGCTTGTACAAATAATCCGCTCCGGCTGCGCCTCCTCAAGCTTGTTCAAATTGGCCTCTTTGTAGTAATTTTGCCGGTATGCATCCAGATGGACGGGAATTTCCGGTCCAAGTGCATGATACAGCTCGGCGGACCACTTTGGATGAAGCGGAGCGGCGTAAGGAATGATCTGGAGTGGTGTTAAATAACCAAGCAGCGATGTGGCGCCGTATAAGGCAAGCTTGTTTCTCCGTTCCTTGACGTAAGCCGAGGGGGACAGGCCAAATTTCTGCTTGAATTTACGGCTGAAGTAGAATTCGTCTTTATATCCGATCAGATGCGCTACCTCTTTCAACAAAGCGCCTGAACCGAGCATCATCTGTTTCGCCTTGTTCATCCGCACCTCGGTCACATAATCCATGACGCTGCAGCCATACGTTTTTTTGAATAAATCGGCAAAATAGCCGGGACTGAATTCAGCCACCTCCGCCAATTGATCGATCGTCATTTCCTCGTTGTAATGTTCGTCGATGTATGTTTTGACATGTTCAAGCACTTGAACCCGATCATACTTAAGCGCCCGGCCTCCCTCTTCCATCAGCTCAAACAGCAATTCCTGAAAATCCATCTGGGCCCGCCACTGGCTAAACACTCTGCCATGATGAAAATGCTTGTACGTCTTGCGGCAAAATATTTGTAATTTTTCCACAGGCATTCCTTTCCCGATACTTTCCCCCAGCGTCCACGTTCCGGTATCTTCTATTTCAATAAGCATATCCTTTCGGGATGGATCCGCTTGATAGAAGCTGAAATAAAACACGGCAGCAGCCACCGGTTCAGAACCATATCCTTTTATCCCGAATGTTCTGCCGCGAAGACATACTTGCGCGCCACCCTCGCTGATCCGGATAACCCGGTCTTCCAATTCCAGATCGATTTCGCCCTTCAGAAGGATGATTAGCGCATGTTGTACGGCCAACTGCTGTTCCAGACGCAAACCGATTTCATGAAAATACTCCACGTTCCATAACCTCGCGGTCAGAACATGAAAATCTGTATGATGATTGCTTGAATGTATCATAAATAAAATGTACCGCCTTTATTGAGAATGGTTATCATTATCATATAGGTATCATAGCATAAATCCCCCCTCTAGATATAAGAAAAGGGGTTATCGACGTACTTTCTAAGTAGCCCGGGCCGTAAAGAAGCGGTAGTTTTATTGTGGTAATGCAAGCTTTTAAAGTAAGAAAGAGATAAGGAACAGGCAAGAGGGCCACTTCTCTACAGAAGATCCATTTTAGAAAATTGAACCTGGGGGAAACTTTTTGACAAAAAGCTGCCCCGTAAGAAGGTGCCACGTTCGCCTAGGTGCCTCTAACGAAACTACAGATCGTTATTTAGGATAAAATCAGGCTTGCAGGTACTTATTCAGCTTAATAGCGATACCCTGTTTCGTTAAAATTTCAAAAAGCCTTTTTTGTTGCAAATAGCGATGTCGCGTTTCGTTAGAGATTAAAAAAACAACCTGATCCACATATTGAATCAGGTTGTTTACTGTAAAAATCAATGCAAAAGGAAAAAGCACCCGCAATAAGCGAGTGCTTTGTGTTATGCGGTAGAGAGGACTCGAACCTCCACGGGCGTACGCCCACTACCCCCTCAAGATAGCGTGTCTGCCATTCCACCACTACCGCATATTTAAAAAGAAAAAC
Encoded proteins:
- a CDS encoding AraC family transcriptional regulator: MIHSSNHHTDFHVLTARLWNVEYFHEIGLRLEQQLAVQHALIILLKGEIDLELEDRVIRISEGGAQVCLRGRTFGIKGYGSEPVAAAVFYFSFYQADPSRKDMLIEIEDTGTWTLGESIGKGMPVEKLQIFCRKTYKHFHHGRVFSQWRAQMDFQELLFELMEEGGRALKYDRVQVLEHVKTYIDEHYNEEMTIDQLAEVAEFSPGYFADLFKKTYGCSVMDYVTEVRMNKAKQMMLGSGALLKEVAHLIGYKDEFYFSRKFKQKFGLSPSAYVKERRNKLALYGATSLLGYLTPLQIIPYAAPLHPKWSAELYHALGPEIPVHLDAYRQNYYKEANLNKLEEAQPERIICTSELEVWEKKRLKQIAPLYELSLKTEDWRGELERLAEMLDRTAEAEQWLGCFERKMKRLHRLIAQDVNSPTLAVVRVFHNQLALHNGMAVQEVLYEILGCQMPALPEGEEESPLSVDRLKSLKTDHMLMLVRQDSETLAYWRKLSSSVEWLSLPAVKAGRVYQISSYPWREHSPAAMEQMAESAAALLTGKNPCEIRELSMADSLIPLYHQ